A stretch of Desulfurivibrio alkaliphilus AHT 2 DNA encodes these proteins:
- a CDS encoding LicD family protein — protein sequence MFSKMNQWGLLFSRLWAAVCNRLPSAFWRTAQGSYWEWRLDDNDGRGKLVIFGVKPEGTKRVALLFNDRLLGHNEFDKDSFRFVIKRAKGRITPGAKFKITSDDGVIPYLGKKLFWEVETPFVQQGGSRKLNIEKALSNGCLLTKKGTFRSPAFVQKRKKSYLAAYLAVKDWFDKMYGYPVLVSHGTLLGLVREGDLIPHDDDFDCLYLSTADSVESVCQERHNILCRLLADGFECFVGSTGHIKVRYGKVEIDLMPSWIVDDSLNIAGFTVMPISDDELRPFRLLPFAGGAVQAFARPEAFLEYQYGEGWRNPDPGYRSRPSADALRNRAKLRPRKEDVEQFGTASLRREAEHRHA from the coding sequence ATGTTTTCCAAAATGAATCAATGGGGTCTCTTGTTCTCTCGTCTTTGGGCCGCCGTCTGTAACAGGCTGCCGTCGGCCTTTTGGCGCACGGCCCAAGGCAGTTATTGGGAATGGCGCCTGGATGATAATGATGGAAGAGGTAAACTTGTTATTTTCGGAGTTAAGCCGGAGGGAACAAAGCGGGTGGCCTTGCTATTTAATGATCGGCTTTTGGGCCATAATGAATTTGATAAAGACAGTTTCAGGTTCGTTATCAAGAGGGCTAAAGGAAGGATCACTCCCGGAGCAAAATTCAAGATCACTTCAGACGACGGGGTGATTCCCTACTTGGGCAAAAAATTGTTCTGGGAGGTAGAGACACCTTTTGTTCAGCAAGGAGGTAGCAGGAAACTTAATATTGAAAAAGCGCTCAGCAATGGTTGTCTGTTGACCAAAAAAGGAACCTTTCGGTCCCCGGCTTTTGTTCAAAAAAGAAAGAAATCGTATTTAGCCGCTTACCTGGCGGTTAAAGATTGGTTTGATAAAATGTACGGTTACCCGGTGCTGGTTAGTCATGGCACTTTGCTGGGGCTGGTCCGGGAGGGTGACTTGATTCCACATGATGATGACTTCGACTGCCTGTATCTTTCAACCGCAGACAGCGTCGAAAGCGTTTGCCAGGAGAGGCACAATATACTCTGCCGGTTGCTTGCTGATGGCTTTGAGTGTTTTGTTGGCTCAACCGGCCATATAAAAGTGCGATACGGTAAAGTGGAAATCGATTTGATGCCCTCTTGGATTGTCGACGATTCATTAAACATAGCAGGATTTACGGTCATGCCAATCAGTGATGATGAATTGAGACCGTTCAGACTGTTGCCTTTTGCTGGTGGTGCAGTGCAGGCGTTTGCGCGTCCTGAGGCTTTTCTTGAATATCAGTATGGAGAGGGGTGGCGTAATCCTGATCCTGGTTACCGGTCCAGGCCGTCGGCGGACGCATTGCGGAACCGTGCCAAACTTCGGCCTCGAAAAGAAGATGTGGAGCAATTTGGAACCGCTTCCCTGCGTCGAGAAGCTGAACATCGGCATGCCTGA
- a CDS encoding LicD family protein, producing the protein MKMQTAAPSLWAGVDLLNKHGIRYWLDSGSLLGLVRDGAEIPWDSDIDLGIWADDMARLMEALPEIKRIGYEVSVRHYRGILYGCTIKQINGNDMRPIHVHVYFRHDDLAWSPQTVLFAPNGRGERAKVGFSPWPALRRLILYLREEARQRKVADAALLHRMWRWGVCFPLWGGFVVTRNRFDREHWCSLWPFSVLYAMYTWVVPARHFDTLDTINHDGVEIPVPSEVETYLRLRYHDWRRPVQDWCYWTDDGCIKPAPPEEVIDWTKVERV; encoded by the coding sequence ATGAAGATGCAAACTGCGGCGCCGAGTCTTTGGGCTGGTGTCGATCTGCTTAATAAACACGGAATTCGTTACTGGCTGGACAGCGGTTCTCTTTTGGGGCTTGTTCGGGATGGTGCCGAAATTCCTTGGGATTCAGACATAGACCTGGGAATATGGGCCGATGACATGGCTCGGCTTATGGAAGCATTGCCCGAGATCAAACGTATTGGTTACGAAGTATCTGTGCGGCATTATCGGGGCATCTTGTATGGTTGTACTATCAAGCAGATCAATGGGAATGACATGAGGCCGATCCATGTTCATGTCTACTTCCGCCATGATGATCTTGCCTGGTCGCCGCAAACGGTGCTTTTTGCTCCCAATGGGCGAGGGGAGCGGGCTAAAGTTGGTTTTTCACCGTGGCCCGCTTTGCGCCGCCTTATTTTATACCTGAGAGAGGAGGCACGGCAACGCAAGGTGGCCGATGCAGCTTTGTTGCACCGGATGTGGCGTTGGGGTGTTTGCTTTCCTTTGTGGGGGGGATTTGTGGTGACTCGTAACCGTTTTGACCGGGAGCACTGGTGTTCTCTTTGGCCTTTTTCGGTTTTGTACGCCATGTATACCTGGGTGGTGCCGGCCCGGCATTTTGATACTTTGGATACGATCAACCATGACGGGGTGGAAATTCCGGTGCCTTCCGAGGTCGAAACTTATCTTCGCCTGCGTTATCATGACTGGCGTCGGCCCGTGCAGGATTGGTGCTACTGGACAGATGATGGTTGTATAAAACCGGCTCCGCCAGAGGAGGTTATTGATTGGACAAAGGTGGAGCGGGTTTGA
- a CDS encoding NAD-dependent epimerase/dehydratase family protein, translated as MLAVTGSNGFIGQALVARLRAAGRHVLEVCRQIEDGRGVAVGEIGPATDWSLALHGVETVVHLAGRAHVRGESESAAEAAFMAVNAAGTANLARQAALAGVRRLVYVSSVGVLGNSSGARPFTADAPPNPVGPYARSKWLGEQAVWQVAAEFTGFEVVVVRPPLVYGPGAPGNFARLVSLVRRGIPLPLAAVRNSRSLVALPNLVDLLVRCLDAPEAAGQTLLVSDDDDLSTPQLIREIAQAMGRKPRLFPFPPPLLRLAGRLLGRSTEVESLCGSLQVDISHTRQILGWSPPFSRRGPAGVKS; from the coding sequence ATGCTGGCCGTTACCGGTAGCAACGGCTTCATCGGCCAGGCGCTGGTGGCCCGGCTGCGGGCGGCAGGGCGCCATGTACTTGAAGTGTGCCGGCAAATTGAGGATGGGCGCGGGGTGGCGGTGGGCGAGATCGGCCCTGCCACCGACTGGAGTTTGGCCCTGCATGGGGTTGAAACGGTTGTGCACCTGGCCGGCCGGGCCCATGTGCGGGGGGAAAGCGAGAGTGCTGCGGAGGCTGCCTTTATGGCGGTCAATGCCGCCGGCACGGCAAACCTGGCCCGCCAGGCGGCCCTGGCTGGAGTGCGGCGGCTGGTTTATGTAAGTTCCGTCGGGGTGTTGGGTAACAGTAGTGGCGCTCGCCCTTTCACCGCCGATGCCCCACCCAACCCGGTGGGGCCTTACGCCCGTTCCAAGTGGCTGGGGGAGCAGGCGGTGTGGCAGGTGGCGGCGGAATTTACCGGCTTTGAGGTGGTTGTTGTGCGCCCGCCGCTGGTTTACGGCCCCGGTGCGCCGGGCAATTTTGCCCGCCTGGTTTCCCTGGTGCGCCGGGGCATCCCTTTGCCCCTGGCTGCGGTGCGCAATAGCCGCAGTCTGGTGGCCCTGCCTAACCTGGTCGATCTGCTGGTGCGCTGCCTGGATGCCCCCGAGGCGGCGGGGCAAACCTTGCTGGTAAGCGATGACGATGATCTGTCCACCCCGCAGTTGATCCGGGAAATCGCCCAGGCCATGGGCCGCAAGCCCCGCCTGTTCCCGTTTCCGCCGCCACTGCTGCGCCTGGCCGGCCGCCTGCTGGGAAGAAGCACTGAAGTGGAAAGCCTGTGCGGCTCCTTGCAGGTGGATATCAGCCACACCCGGCAAATTCTGGGCTGGTCCCCACCGTTCAGCCGCAGGGGTCCCGCAGGGGTCAAGTCTTGA
- the rfbC gene encoding dTDP-4-dehydrorhamnose 3,5-epimerase: MKNEKIFQAATGLRPNFVQDNHSKSQKGVLRGLHYQLPPKAQGKLVRVVQGEVFDVAVDIRHNSPTFGRWVGQRLSADNKRQLWIPEGFAHGVLTLTPTAEFLYKTTDFYAPEHERCIAWNDPDIGIDWGYEDAPLLSAKDRECVPLRNAQVF, encoded by the coding sequence CTGAAGAACGAAAAGATTTTCCAGGCGGCCACCGGCCTGCGGCCGAATTTTGTGCAGGATAACCACTCGAAATCACAAAAGGGCGTGTTGCGCGGCCTTCACTATCAGTTGCCGCCGAAGGCCCAGGGCAAGCTGGTGCGGGTGGTGCAGGGCGAGGTGTTTGATGTGGCGGTGGACATCCGCCACAACTCCCCCACCTTCGGCCGCTGGGTGGGCCAACGGCTTTCGGCGGACAACAAGCGACAGTTATGGATACCCGAAGGTTTCGCCCACGGCGTCCTCACCCTTACGCCAACCGCCGAGTTCCTCTACAAAACCACCGATTTTTACGCCCCCGAACACGAACGCTGCATAGCCTGGAATGACCCGGATATCGGCATAGACTGGGGCTATGAAGATGCGCCCCTGCTTTCCGCAAAAGACCGGGAGTGCGTACCGTTGCGCAACGCCCAGGTGTTTTGA
- a CDS encoding stealth family protein encodes MLLRLVYFFIQKVLQFLNRILPVPPTAIPVSNVVTASRLKEENVKALSTVLRRNAVSSLYCLEDDFKRTDFVEQVAARSLLNDLPNVVRGDHLAVRVKLFVRGGQRSVTVKSGVTAWLLRLFTPAPWVEEINFCKQFIAAGKSRPYGMQYAASVRFVIEENGWWVNPWSDRDSAPVQIDCEKNLELPTVTDINYPIDLVYTWVDGDDPAWAERKDAALQGLGCDVPRRSANRSRWENRNELLYSLRSVALFAPWIRHIYIVTDRQVPPWLHEEASEKIRIVDHRELFPAGAKLPTFNSHAIESVLHHIPDLSENFIYMNDDFFFGAPTRPEDFFTVTGLSKVFFSTSLLPVGSPESREKASEWGAMNVSALLEEALGRVVRRKIKHTPLPIRRSVMREIEDRFPEAFARVRQAQFRSSQDIAPLTSFYVNYAIATGAAVNVNITYAYLDIGDPLAKRRIQSFLRSRGRKVFCLNDTEEYEGGMSWEEKDGLVRYFLNSLYPWPSPWEKTVKRNHNES; translated from the coding sequence ATGCTCCTTCGTTTGGTCTATTTTTTTATTCAAAAGGTGCTGCAGTTCCTTAATCGAATTCTCCCGGTGCCTCCCACGGCAATACCGGTGTCGAACGTGGTTACCGCCAGTCGCCTGAAAGAGGAAAATGTAAAAGCGCTGTCGACAGTTTTACGCCGGAACGCGGTGAGTTCTTTGTATTGCTTGGAGGACGATTTTAAGCGAACAGACTTTGTTGAGCAGGTTGCTGCCCGTAGTTTGTTGAATGACTTGCCTAATGTGGTGAGGGGCGACCACCTTGCTGTTAGGGTTAAGCTGTTTGTGCGGGGCGGGCAGCGCTCTGTAACGGTAAAGTCGGGTGTTACTGCCTGGTTGCTACGCCTGTTTACCCCGGCCCCATGGGTTGAGGAAATAAATTTTTGCAAGCAGTTCATTGCTGCGGGCAAAAGCCGCCCATACGGTATGCAATATGCTGCCTCCGTACGTTTTGTGATTGAGGAGAACGGCTGGTGGGTGAACCCCTGGTCCGATCGGGATAGCGCTCCGGTTCAAATCGATTGCGAAAAAAACCTGGAACTGCCCACCGTAACCGATATTAACTACCCTATAGATCTTGTTTATACTTGGGTCGATGGCGATGATCCGGCCTGGGCGGAGCGCAAGGATGCCGCACTGCAGGGGCTAGGGTGCGATGTGCCGCGCCGCTCTGCCAATCGTTCCCGCTGGGAGAACAGAAACGAACTGCTTTATTCTTTGCGTTCGGTGGCCTTGTTTGCTCCCTGGATAAGGCATATTTACATTGTTACAGACCGGCAGGTACCGCCTTGGCTGCATGAGGAAGCGTCTGAAAAAATCCGCATCGTCGATCATCGTGAATTGTTTCCGGCAGGGGCCAAGTTGCCTACCTTTAACAGCCATGCCATCGAATCGGTGTTGCACCATATTCCCGATCTGTCCGAAAATTTTATTTATATGAATGATGATTTCTTTTTCGGTGCACCGACCAGGCCGGAAGATTTCTTTACCGTTACCGGGTTGAGTAAGGTTTTTTTCAGTACCAGCTTGTTGCCGGTCGGCAGCCCGGAAAGCCGGGAAAAGGCTTCAGAGTGGGGGGCGATGAATGTCTCCGCCCTGCTTGAAGAGGCGTTGGGACGAGTGGTGCGAAGGAAGATTAAACATACACCACTGCCGATTCGCCGTTCGGTAATGCGGGAAATTGAAGATAGATTTCCCGAGGCTTTTGCCCGGGTCAGGCAGGCACAGTTTCGCAGCAGCCAGGATATTGCGCCACTCACTTCCTTCTACGTAAACTATGCCATTGCCACTGGGGCAGCCGTGAATGTCAACATCACCTACGCCTATTTGGATATTGGCGATCCCCTGGCTAAAAGGCGTATACAATCATTCTTGCGAAGCCGGGGCAGAAAAGTTTTTTGTTTGAATGATACGGAAGAGTATGAGGGGGGGATGTCCTGGGAGGAGAAAGATGGACTGGTGCGGTATTTCTTGAACTCTTTATATCCCTGGCCCTCTCCCTGGGAAAAAACCGTTAAACGGAACCATAATGAATCTTGA
- a CDS encoding glycosyltransferase family A protein, with protein sequence MSWRRLAPPRKGDLGLLVCLRVGGPMGPEAVNRLAKVCGIFCKRFDASVVVGMEGLEHLDAQVPANWLADGLIIQSICSGHRSLVLNDLVDAAIRSNAVSTVFMDVDQLLLSPARALQFMVENLGKQAVSILSADSCFLQVGRPQLLDLPRRRFPAAWPEGLRFIDAACRQETKGIIEKQDIADLDDQRGGPYHLFVTEAGVQRLGGRDRFQKLSLRVGGLAVNDFDQISLLALEDAKADGSQRTVWRKVSAVAHTAPVSTEKVVFDIWPAPYVLAVENGQSDGAWLDVPRQVLVGRRCPVSIDTEKCCVGAQEAVFIMSNFNKAAYLPAALYGWVMQTYPNIRLDIVDDVSNDASLAKITEFKRLTGLDDTLLSVSVNECKRGTYWIRNLVISRHLREGVVFFVNDSDDVSSTMRATLQMGTLATDEKMEVCLFNIVRVDENYSLLPLNNEVERYGTASLCFKASLISKVGYFQNIQKNADWEFIRRVRRFIGPPSPTWIKMLALFQTFDGVNLTADIYKIVRGGSGIAANLGLRRQHIEIANRHYESLSLEGLPRSFDFPLSTMQEEYAQLGDDFLMEGYKRPDSVIVLLDGDDLEKENDFLQAGFIVLAQSSGNCWSFKSANAQETVDGEGFVEALAGYTARHVLSAYVISSRLITAPGRGMDWQDCMRDEYLFELVVASKAKGDKFVLRSDGVWSEAATFLNRAGTGVKDETNPDRQLNMLHTSVVNSRFMCRVKSKR encoded by the coding sequence ATGAGCTGGCGCAGGCTGGCGCCACCCCGCAAGGGGGATCTTGGCCTGCTGGTTTGTTTACGTGTCGGCGGGCCAATGGGTCCTGAGGCTGTTAATCGGCTGGCGAAGGTTTGCGGGATCTTTTGTAAACGATTCGATGCTTCCGTCGTTGTAGGTATGGAGGGGTTGGAGCATCTGGATGCGCAAGTGCCGGCAAATTGGTTGGCAGATGGCTTAATTATTCAGAGCATCTGTTCAGGGCACCGTAGTCTGGTCTTGAATGACTTGGTAGATGCCGCTATCCGCAGCAATGCGGTTTCAACGGTGTTTATGGATGTCGACCAACTGCTGCTTTCACCGGCCCGGGCACTTCAATTTATGGTTGAAAACCTGGGAAAGCAGGCCGTTTCAATCTTGAGTGCCGATTCCTGCTTCCTGCAAGTTGGGCGACCGCAATTGCTTGATCTTCCGCGGCGGCGCTTTCCTGCCGCATGGCCGGAGGGGTTACGATTTATAGATGCCGCCTGCCGCCAGGAGACAAAAGGGATCATTGAAAAACAAGATATAGCCGACCTTGATGACCAAAGGGGCGGCCCGTATCACCTTTTTGTTACCGAGGCCGGGGTGCAACGCTTGGGGGGGCGCGATCGCTTCCAAAAGCTTTCCCTGCGGGTGGGCGGTTTGGCCGTTAACGATTTTGACCAAATTTCGTTACTTGCACTAGAAGATGCAAAGGCCGATGGCAGCCAGCGCACAGTTTGGCGAAAGGTTTCTGCTGTAGCTCATACTGCCCCTGTAAGCACTGAAAAGGTTGTGTTCGATATCTGGCCGGCACCTTATGTGCTGGCGGTAGAAAATGGGCAAAGCGATGGCGCCTGGCTGGATGTTCCCAGGCAGGTTCTAGTCGGGCGTCGTTGCCCGGTGTCGATAGATACCGAAAAGTGTTGTGTTGGGGCGCAGGAAGCCGTATTCATCATGTCCAACTTCAACAAGGCGGCTTATCTGCCTGCCGCCTTGTACGGTTGGGTGATGCAAACATATCCAAACATCAGGTTGGATATCGTCGATGATGTAAGCAATGACGCATCGTTAGCAAAGATAACCGAATTTAAGCGCTTGACGGGATTGGATGACACTTTACTGAGCGTTAGTGTCAATGAATGCAAGCGGGGAACTTACTGGATCAGAAATCTGGTTATTTCTCGCCACCTGCGAGAAGGTGTGGTTTTTTTTGTAAACGATTCTGATGATGTTAGCAGCACCATGCGTGCCACGCTGCAAATGGGAACACTCGCAACGGACGAAAAGATGGAAGTCTGTCTGTTCAATATCGTGCGAGTGGACGAAAATTATTCACTTCTCCCGCTTAACAACGAAGTGGAACGGTACGGCACGGCCTCGCTCTGCTTCAAAGCAAGCCTGATTAGCAAGGTCGGCTACTTTCAGAATATTCAAAAGAATGCAGATTGGGAGTTTATCCGGCGTGTCAGGCGCTTCATTGGCCCGCCGTCCCCAACCTGGATTAAAATGCTGGCACTGTTTCAGACTTTTGACGGAGTAAATCTGACGGCCGATATTTACAAAATTGTTCGTGGTGGAAGCGGGATAGCGGCTAATCTTGGCTTGCGTAGGCAGCATATTGAAATAGCAAATCGGCATTATGAAAGCTTGAGCTTAGAGGGGTTGCCACGCAGTTTCGATTTCCCACTCTCAACCATGCAGGAAGAGTATGCACAACTCGGTGACGATTTCCTGATGGAAGGATATAAGCGGCCGGATTCAGTCATTGTGCTACTGGATGGTGACGACCTGGAAAAAGAAAATGACTTTTTGCAGGCAGGGTTTATCGTGCTTGCTCAATCGAGTGGCAATTGCTGGTCCTTTAAAAGTGCCAATGCGCAGGAAACCGTTGATGGTGAGGGTTTTGTCGAAGCTTTGGCAGGCTATACCGCCCGTCATGTTTTGTCGGCTTATGTGATCTCGTCTCGCTTGATAACCGCTCCAGGGCGGGGGATGGATTGGCAGGACTGCATGCGGGATGAATATTTGTTCGAACTGGTTGTCGCGTCTAAAGCTAAAGGTGACAAGTTTGTACTTCGTTCCGATGGAGTATGGAGTGAGGCCGCCACTTTCCTTAATAGGGCGGGAACCGGGGTGAAAGATGAAACGAACCCCGACAGGCAGCTTAATATGTTGCACACAAGTGTCGTGAATTCGCGCTTCATGTGCCGTGTTAAGAGCAAGAGATAA
- a CDS encoding type II toxin-antitoxin system RelE/ParE family toxin: MRVKWLQQALLDLREVEAYIYQDNPTAAAEVALKIIEAVSLLREQQGIGRTGRVPGTRELVVSGLPYIVPYRVIGETVQILRVYHTSRKWPSRL, translated from the coding sequence TTGCGCGTTAAATGGCTCCAACAAGCACTCCTGGATTTAAGGGAAGTTGAGGCCTATATATACCAGGATAACCCCACCGCAGCCGCAGAGGTTGCACTAAAGATCATTGAAGCGGTTTCCCTGCTGAGGGAGCAACAGGGAATCGGCCGTACCGGTCGCGTTCCCGGCACCAGAGAGCTTGTGGTTTCCGGATTGCCATACATTGTCCCATATCGCGTCATCGGCGAAACAGTTCAAATATTACGGGTCTATCACACATCGCGAAAATGGCCGAGTCGCTTATGA
- a CDS encoding ATP-binding protein, producing the protein MPSVAIRRYILEELLRELRREEVAFLIGPRQAGKTTIMRIIQEELAAAGEKTLFLSLDYDYDRVYFESQQSLLRKVELELGAGPGFVFIDEIQRREDADIFLKGLQDMRLPYKFIVSGSGSVDLKAKVKESMLGRKRLYEVYPLSLREFVDFKTGYRYSDRLADFLSFEQARAAELLLEYLSYGGYPRVVLEVEAREKLRVMDEIYQGYITRDIAYLLKIEKVEAYGQLIRTLAGQAGQIVNYSELASTLGISLPTVKNYCWYAEETYILRRVSPFFRNVRSEISKAPYVYFSDLGFRNFVLGIFGHQQRLDDLGFSFQNLVYLVLREKLRLSGAQIHFWRTTAKTEVDFVVQAGRNLIAIEVKFQDLTRPAPPRPLDGFVAKYAPVRCLVINKSLRATATLRDTEVRFMTIWDLMLEELI; encoded by the coding sequence ATGCCTTCAGTTGCCATTCGTCGATATATTCTCGAGGAACTTCTCCGTGAACTTCGCCGTGAAGAGGTTGCCTTTCTCATCGGCCCGCGCCAGGCCGGCAAGACCACGATCATGCGGATCATCCAGGAAGAGTTGGCCGCCGCGGGTGAAAAAACCCTCTTTTTAAGCCTTGACTATGATTATGACCGGGTTTATTTCGAATCCCAGCAAAGCCTGCTGAGAAAGGTCGAGCTGGAGCTTGGGGCAGGCCCGGGTTTTGTCTTTATCGACGAAATCCAGCGCCGCGAGGATGCGGACATTTTTCTTAAGGGGCTGCAGGATATGCGGCTTCCCTACAAGTTCATCGTCTCCGGCTCCGGCAGCGTTGACCTGAAGGCCAAGGTCAAGGAGTCGATGCTGGGCCGCAAGCGGCTCTACGAGGTTTACCCCTTATCCCTGCGGGAGTTTGTCGATTTCAAAACCGGTTATCGCTATTCGGATCGCCTGGCGGACTTCCTGTCCTTTGAACAGGCTCGGGCGGCGGAACTGCTATTGGAGTACCTGAGTTACGGCGGCTATCCCCGGGTGGTGCTGGAAGTTGAGGCGCGTGAGAAACTGCGGGTGATGGATGAAATCTACCAAGGTTACATCACCAGGGACATCGCTTATCTGCTTAAAATCGAAAAGGTCGAGGCCTATGGTCAACTGATCCGGACCCTGGCCGGCCAGGCGGGGCAGATCGTTAATTATTCGGAGTTGGCCTCCACGCTTGGGATCTCGCTACCGACGGTTAAGAATTATTGCTGGTACGCTGAGGAAACTTACATCCTGCGGCGTGTCTCCCCTTTTTTTCGCAATGTTCGCAGCGAGATCAGCAAGGCGCCTTACGTTTATTTCTCCGATCTCGGTTTCCGGAATTTCGTCCTTGGTATTTTCGGCCACCAGCAACGCCTGGACGATTTGGGCTTTTCCTTCCAGAATCTGGTTTATTTGGTATTGCGGGAAAAACTGCGCTTAAGCGGTGCACAAATTCACTTCTGGCGAACCACCGCCAAAACCGAAGTGGATTTTGTCGTTCAGGCCGGCAGAAACCTTATTGCCATCGAGGTCAAATTTCAGGACCTGACCCGGCCCGCACCGCCCCGGCCCTTGGACGGCTTCGTGGCCAAGTATGCCCCTGTACGTTGTCTGGTGATCAACAAAAGCCTCCGGGCCACCGCCACGCTGCGTGACACCGAGGTTCGTTTCATGACCATCTGGGATCTGATGCTGGAAGAGTTAATCTGA
- a CDS encoding CopG family ribbon-helix-helix protein — MQKAASVSVRVKAATKTRLEALATATRRSKSYVIEEALEQYLDVNEWQIEGILKAIAEADTAGAVFIDHDEVLARWEAKVAR; from the coding sequence ATGCAGAAAGCCGCCAGCGTGTCAGTTCGTGTCAAGGCAGCAACCAAAACCCGTCTCGAGGCATTAGCCACCGCTACCAGACGGTCAAAATCCTACGTCATCGAGGAGGCACTTGAACAATACCTCGATGTGAATGAGTGGCAGATAGAGGGTATTCTAAAAGCCATAGCCGAGGCAGATACAGCCGGAGCAGTGTTTATCGACCACGACGAAGTCCTTGCCCGGTGGGAGGCAAAGGTTGCGCGTTAA